CTCTACCTCCACTGTTATAGTCCCTGCCACGCATCCCTTCTACTCTAGCACCAAGCCAGGGAATTGTAATGTAGCGTGAATTTTTTCGCAATCTTTTCCACCGTTGGCTATCCGCGTCCCCTACTGCTAAAATGGCCCCCGTAGCCTCCCTTGACCCTGAACCCATCCAAACCAACCTCAAGGAGCATCCATGAAAGTCATCAAGATCGCTGACGTCCCCAAGACAGACATGACCAACCAGCCCATCTTCTTCGGCGGCAAGATCTCTCGACAGCCGCTGGTGGACGAGAAGTCCAGCAAGTTCTTTAACTTCTCCGTCGTGAACTTCGACAAAGGCGCCCGCAACAAGTGGCACATTCACTCCAGCGACCAGATCCTGCTGGTGACGCGAGGCAAGGGCATTGTCGCCACTGAAAAAGAGGAGCGCAGCGTTACGGAGGGCACGGTCATCCACGTTATCGCCGGCGAGAAGCACTGGCACGGCGCCTCCAAGGACTCGGACTTCTCCCATATCACCCTTACCGCCGTCGGCAGCACCACCGAAATGGTGGCCTAGTCCCCCTTCCCCCGCTTCGATTCATAATTTAGGAGCGCAATTATGACCGCCAGAGCCCAAAACCTCGTTGAGGGCGCCGGCCTGGTGCCTGTCTCTGAAGACCCTTTCTGTAGAGAGGCGCGCCTCGGCACCCTGGACTCCCTCATAACGCCCACCGAACGCTTTTATATCCGCAATCATTTCCACGAAGTCCCTGATATCGACCCCCGCGACTACCGTCTCACCATCGACGGCCTCGTCCGCAAACCTCTCTCCTTGTCCCTGGACGACCTCACCGCCATGCCCTCCACCGACCTGGTCGTAACTCTGGAGTGCGCCGGCAATAGCCGCTCCTTCATCACCCCTCCCGCAGAGGGTCTAGCTTTCAAGCACGGGGCCATCAGCACCGCTCAGTGGCGCGGCGTGTCCCTGGCCTCCGTCTTGAACAACGCGGGCCTTAAAGATGGCATCAAGGAGGTGGTCTTCCACGGCGCCGACCACGGCGAGGAGGAGGAACACGGCCGCAAGCTGGACATCGACTATGGCCGCAGCCTCCCCCTCGAAATAGCCCTCGACCCCAACATCATCCTGGCCTACGAGATGAACGGCCAGCCCTTAACCCCCGGCCACGGCTTCCCCCTGCGGCTCGTAGTCCCCGGCTGGTTTGGCATGGCCTCCGTCAAGTGGCTCACTAACATCCACCCCACCGATGAGCCATACCACGGCTTCTTCCAGAAGCGACGCTATGTCTATATAAACGAGGGCACGGAGAACGTGGCCGAGCGCCAGCCCGTCTCGGCGTTAAAAGTGAAGTCCCTTATCACCCACCCTCGACACGGTGAGGTTATCCAGCCCGGCCCCTACACCGTCCGGGGCTTCGCCTGGTCCGGCGCGGGCGAGGTTGCCAAGTTGGACGTGAGCGTCAACGGCGGCAAAAGCTGGCGAAAGGCCAAACTTGAGCGCGCCGCCAACTCCGGCGCCTGGCAGCCCTGGGAACTCCCATGGCAGGCCACCGACCCGGGTCACTACGTCTTCATGGCCCGCGCCACCGACTCCGCCGGCAACGTCCAGCCTCGCACCGTTCCCTGGAATTTCCGCGGCTACGCCAACAACGCCATCCACACCATCGCCATAGAAGTCCCCTTCACTTAGCGCGTTTCATTAAGCATGTAACCCGAGGCCCGTCCGCCTGAGTTGGATTGGCCTCGGGACTTATCTCCACAGTCGCAGTCGCCCCAATGCGTGCTAAACTTTGAGTCCAGAGAAGGGACCGAGAGCATATAACCTATTCGCGACAGCCCTTCCCAACCGCCTCTAAAATGATCCCAAGGTGCAGTTATGGAATGTAAATTCGCCTTCCTGTGCGATTATGCTTCACAAGACCGGAAGCTCCATGCCATAGGCATCGGGTTTGATACCATTTTCACCCCCGCTGTTCCCTACAAGCACGCGATGATGTGTTTTGTGGCCCATATGCAGGGCTCCATCGCGGAGGGGGGCAGCAAGGAACTATCTCTTCGTCTGATAGACGCCGACGGCGTGGATGTCATCCCGCCTGTTAAGCAAAAAATCGGCTTCCAGGTTAAGCCTCCGCGGCTGACAGGGGGCGTGAATGTCGTCGCCCAGCTAGGCAACGTACAGTTCTCCAAATACGGCGCCTACGCCGTCCATCTGCTGGTCCAGGGAGAGGAGAAGGCGGCGCTGTCCTTCAACGTCTCTGAGCCGCCTAAGCCCGCCTGAGGTCCCCTCACCTACCCCATCGTGTACTTCCCCGGCTTCAGGCACCGCTGCGCCTCTCGAAGCACATACTCCCGCGCCTCCTTGGGCAGCACCCGCTCCCCCGCCTTCGAGTTCTCCTTCACGCGCTCCGGCTTTGTCGTCGCCGGTATCAGAGTGCTCACCCGAGTGTCCGATATAAGCCACGCCATCAACGCTTGTCCCCATGTCTCGATGCCATATTCCCGCAGCGGCGTCAGGTCCGGCTGCCGCTCCAGCCTATCGATGAGTATGCCATGCCCCACCGGCCGCATCACGATAACCCCAATGC
This genomic interval from SAR202 cluster bacterium contains the following:
- a CDS encoding cupin domain-containing protein yields the protein MKVIKIADVPKTDMTNQPIFFGGKISRQPLVDEKSSKFFNFSVVNFDKGARNKWHIHSSDQILLVTRGKGIVATEKEERSVTEGTVIHVIAGEKHWHGASKDSDFSHITLTAVGSTTEMVA
- a CDS encoding sulfite oxidase, producing MTARAQNLVEGAGLVPVSEDPFCREARLGTLDSLITPTERFYIRNHFHEVPDIDPRDYRLTIDGLVRKPLSLSLDDLTAMPSTDLVVTLECAGNSRSFITPPAEGLAFKHGAISTAQWRGVSLASVLNNAGLKDGIKEVVFHGADHGEEEEHGRKLDIDYGRSLPLEIALDPNIILAYEMNGQPLTPGHGFPLRLVVPGWFGMASVKWLTNIHPTDEPYHGFFQKRRYVYINEGTENVAERQPVSALKVKSLITHPRHGEVIQPGPYTVRGFAWSGAGEVAKLDVSVNGGKSWRKAKLERAANSGAWQPWELPWQATDPGHYVFMARATDSAGNVQPRTVPWNFRGYANNAIHTIAIEVPFT